Proteins encoded together in one Xyrauchen texanus isolate HMW12.3.18 chromosome 50, RBS_HiC_50CHRs, whole genome shotgun sequence window:
- the LOC127641157 gene encoding xaa-Pro aminopeptidase 1-like isoform X1, whose translation MATDATMSPKITVELLRQLRQAMRNSKYIAEPIQAYIIPSGDAHQSEYIAPCDCRREFICGFNGSAGTAIVTEQHAALWTDGRYFLQASQQMDNNWTLMKMGLKETPSQEDWLINVLPENSKVGVDPWIIAADQWKNMSKALSSAGHSLVAVQDNLIDAIWEDQPPRPSTKLITLGLKYTGLTWQDKILSLRGKMAERKISWFVVTALDEIAWLFNLRGSDIEYNPVFFAYAIIGMSNIKLFVDRKRLLDPAVREHLELDSLRKPELTIQCFPYESVHMELQAVCSALAPKEKMWICDKASCALTQVIPKAHRSAIPYTPLCLAKAVKNPTEIQGMKMAHIKDAVALCELFAWLEKEIPKDTVTEISVADKAEELRSQQKDFVGLSFPTISSVGPNGAIIHYRPLPETNRTLTLNEVYLIDSGAQYTDGTTDVTRTVHFGTPSDYEKECFTYVLKGHIAVSAAVFPNGTKGHLLDSFARAALWDSGLDYLHGTGHGVGCFLNVHEGPCGISYKTFADEPLEAGMIVSDEPGYYEDGTFGVRIENVVLVVPAKTKYNYRNRGSLTFEPLTLIPIQLKMIITDLLTQKERDWVNDYHRKCRETVGAELERQGRKDGLDWLIRETQPIV comes from the exons aTGGCTACAG ACGCTACAATGTCTCCAAAGATCACAGTGGAGTTGCTCAGGCAACTCCGGCAGGCCATGAGGAACAGCAAGTACATCGCAGAGCCCATTCAGGCTTACATCATCCCATCAGGAGATGCACATCAG AGTGAATACATCGCACCCTGTGACTGCCGCCGTGAATTCATCTGTGGATTCAATGGCTCTGCAG GTACTGCTATTGTCACAGAGCAGCATGCAGCTTTATGGACTGATGGGAGGTACTTCCTACAGGCCAGCCAACAAATGGACAATAACTGGACTCTGATGAAAATGG GACTTAAAGAAACACCATCTCAGGAAGACTGGCTCATTAACGTTCTCCCAGAAAACTCTAAAGTGGGAGTTGATCCTTGGATCATCGCCGCAG ATCAGTGGAAGAACATGTCCAAGGCTCTGAGCAGTGCGGGTCACTCTTTGGTTGCGGTACAGGACAACCTGATTGATGCCATCTGGGAGGATCAGCCACCCAGACCCAGTACCAAACTAATCACCCTGGGACTCAAATACACCG GTCTTACTTGGCAAGATAAAATTCTGTCTTTGAGAGGAAAAATGGCAGAAAGGAAGATTTCCTGGTTTGTGGTCACAGCGCTCGATGAGATTGCAT ggcTTTTTAACCTGCGTGGTTCAGATATCGAGTACAACCCTGTGTTTTTCGCCTATGCTATCATCGGCATGAGCAACATAAA ACTTTTTGTGGACAGAAAGCGTTTGTTGGACCCTGCTGTTCGGGAGCATTTGGAACTGGACAGTCTGAGGAAGCCAGAGCTGACCATACAGTGTTTTCCATATGAGTCCGTACACATGGAGCTCCAGGCGGTTTGTTCAGCACTGGCACCCAAAGAGAAGATGTGGATCTGTGACAAGGCCAGCTGTGCCCTTACACAAGTCATACCCAAG GCCCACAGATCTGCAATCCCATACACACCCTTATGTTTGGCAAAAGCCGTCAAGAACCCCACAGAGATCCAGGGCATGAAGATGGCACAT ATCAAAGATGCTGTGGCTCTCTGTGAACTGTTTGCCTGGTTGGAGAAAGAG atTCCCAAAGACACAGTCACTGAGATATCGGTAGCAGATAAAGCGGAAGAACTAAGAAG TCAACAGAAAGACTTTGTTGGGCTGAGTTTTCCAACCATCTCTAGTGTGGGACCAAATGGGGCCATCATACATTACAG GCCTCTCCCAGAAACCAACAGGACTCTTACTCTTAATGAAGTTTATCTGATCGACTCTGGGGCTCAGTACAC AGATGGCACCACAGATGTGACCCGTACAGTGCACTTTGGGACTCCTTCTGACTATGAAAAG GAATGCTTTACATATGTCCTTAAGGGACACATCGCTGTCAGTGCTGCAGTGTTTCCCAATGGAACCAAAG GTCACCTGCTGGACTCGTTTGCACGTGCGGCTCTCTGGGATTCTGGATTGGACTATCTTCACGGTACTGGTCATGGTGTTGGATGCTTTCTTAATGTGCATGAGGGACCGTGTGGCATCAGCTACAAAACATTCGCAGACGAACCGCTGGAGGCCGGAATGATTGTCAGCGATG agccTGGATACTATGAGGATGGAACCTTTGGTGTTCGGATAGAAAACGTTGTCCTGGTCGTTCCCGCAAAAACCAAA TATAACTACAGGAACAGAGGCAGTCTGACGTTTGAACCACTTACCCTCATCCCCATTCAGCTGAAGATGATTATCACAGATCTGCTTACACAGAAAGAG CGTGATTGGGTGAATGACTACCACAGGAAATGCCGGGAAACAGTTGGGGCGGAGCTAGAGCGACAGGGCAGGAAGGACGGTCTGGATTGGCTGATCCGGGAAACTCAGCCGATTGTCTGA
- the LOC127641157 gene encoding xaa-Pro aminopeptidase 1-like isoform X2: MSPKITVELLRQLRQAMRNSKYIAEPIQAYIIPSGDAHQSEYIAPCDCRREFICGFNGSAGTAIVTEQHAALWTDGRYFLQASQQMDNNWTLMKMGLKETPSQEDWLINVLPENSKVGVDPWIIAADQWKNMSKALSSAGHSLVAVQDNLIDAIWEDQPPRPSTKLITLGLKYTGLTWQDKILSLRGKMAERKISWFVVTALDEIAWLFNLRGSDIEYNPVFFAYAIIGMSNIKLFVDRKRLLDPAVREHLELDSLRKPELTIQCFPYESVHMELQAVCSALAPKEKMWICDKASCALTQVIPKAHRSAIPYTPLCLAKAVKNPTEIQGMKMAHIKDAVALCELFAWLEKEIPKDTVTEISVADKAEELRSQQKDFVGLSFPTISSVGPNGAIIHYRPLPETNRTLTLNEVYLIDSGAQYTDGTTDVTRTVHFGTPSDYEKECFTYVLKGHIAVSAAVFPNGTKGHLLDSFARAALWDSGLDYLHGTGHGVGCFLNVHEGPCGISYKTFADEPLEAGMIVSDEPGYYEDGTFGVRIENVVLVVPAKTKYNYRNRGSLTFEPLTLIPIQLKMIITDLLTQKERDWVNDYHRKCRETVGAELERQGRKDGLDWLIRETQPIV; the protein is encoded by the exons ATGTCTCCAAAGATCACAGTGGAGTTGCTCAGGCAACTCCGGCAGGCCATGAGGAACAGCAAGTACATCGCAGAGCCCATTCAGGCTTACATCATCCCATCAGGAGATGCACATCAG AGTGAATACATCGCACCCTGTGACTGCCGCCGTGAATTCATCTGTGGATTCAATGGCTCTGCAG GTACTGCTATTGTCACAGAGCAGCATGCAGCTTTATGGACTGATGGGAGGTACTTCCTACAGGCCAGCCAACAAATGGACAATAACTGGACTCTGATGAAAATGG GACTTAAAGAAACACCATCTCAGGAAGACTGGCTCATTAACGTTCTCCCAGAAAACTCTAAAGTGGGAGTTGATCCTTGGATCATCGCCGCAG ATCAGTGGAAGAACATGTCCAAGGCTCTGAGCAGTGCGGGTCACTCTTTGGTTGCGGTACAGGACAACCTGATTGATGCCATCTGGGAGGATCAGCCACCCAGACCCAGTACCAAACTAATCACCCTGGGACTCAAATACACCG GTCTTACTTGGCAAGATAAAATTCTGTCTTTGAGAGGAAAAATGGCAGAAAGGAAGATTTCCTGGTTTGTGGTCACAGCGCTCGATGAGATTGCAT ggcTTTTTAACCTGCGTGGTTCAGATATCGAGTACAACCCTGTGTTTTTCGCCTATGCTATCATCGGCATGAGCAACATAAA ACTTTTTGTGGACAGAAAGCGTTTGTTGGACCCTGCTGTTCGGGAGCATTTGGAACTGGACAGTCTGAGGAAGCCAGAGCTGACCATACAGTGTTTTCCATATGAGTCCGTACACATGGAGCTCCAGGCGGTTTGTTCAGCACTGGCACCCAAAGAGAAGATGTGGATCTGTGACAAGGCCAGCTGTGCCCTTACACAAGTCATACCCAAG GCCCACAGATCTGCAATCCCATACACACCCTTATGTTTGGCAAAAGCCGTCAAGAACCCCACAGAGATCCAGGGCATGAAGATGGCACAT ATCAAAGATGCTGTGGCTCTCTGTGAACTGTTTGCCTGGTTGGAGAAAGAG atTCCCAAAGACACAGTCACTGAGATATCGGTAGCAGATAAAGCGGAAGAACTAAGAAG TCAACAGAAAGACTTTGTTGGGCTGAGTTTTCCAACCATCTCTAGTGTGGGACCAAATGGGGCCATCATACATTACAG GCCTCTCCCAGAAACCAACAGGACTCTTACTCTTAATGAAGTTTATCTGATCGACTCTGGGGCTCAGTACAC AGATGGCACCACAGATGTGACCCGTACAGTGCACTTTGGGACTCCTTCTGACTATGAAAAG GAATGCTTTACATATGTCCTTAAGGGACACATCGCTGTCAGTGCTGCAGTGTTTCCCAATGGAACCAAAG GTCACCTGCTGGACTCGTTTGCACGTGCGGCTCTCTGGGATTCTGGATTGGACTATCTTCACGGTACTGGTCATGGTGTTGGATGCTTTCTTAATGTGCATGAGGGACCGTGTGGCATCAGCTACAAAACATTCGCAGACGAACCGCTGGAGGCCGGAATGATTGTCAGCGATG agccTGGATACTATGAGGATGGAACCTTTGGTGTTCGGATAGAAAACGTTGTCCTGGTCGTTCCCGCAAAAACCAAA TATAACTACAGGAACAGAGGCAGTCTGACGTTTGAACCACTTACCCTCATCCCCATTCAGCTGAAGATGATTATCACAGATCTGCTTACACAGAAAGAG CGTGATTGGGTGAATGACTACCACAGGAAATGCCGGGAAACAGTTGGGGCGGAGCTAGAGCGACAGGGCAGGAAGGACGGTCTGGATTGGCTGATCCGGGAAACTCAGCCGATTGTCTGA